A part of Desulfobacter sp. genomic DNA contains:
- the pyrF gene encoding orotidine-5'-phosphate decarboxylase: protein MLKKSGKDYIVFPLDFPTMEEALGHVRLLDGHVGMFKIGLELFIRQGPSAVEKVRALTGAKIFLDLKLHDISATVGRAMARVADLGVDLVTVHCASSLQMLEAAVAGGGGKTGVLGVTLLTDNDADAVSAGGFRDEYVNSLIDLVLLRAGMARDAGCTGVVCSGRETAAIKEKFGTDFWTVTPGIRPEWSLTANDDQKRVTTPAQAVSAGSDYIVIGRPIRDAKDPVKAAGMVAEEIDRGLMA from the coding sequence ATGCTAAAGAAAAGCGGTAAGGATTATATTGTATTTCCCCTGGACTTCCCCACCATGGAGGAGGCCCTCGGCCATGTCAGGCTCCTGGATGGCCATGTGGGCATGTTTAAGATCGGCCTGGAACTTTTCATCCGCCAGGGGCCGTCCGCGGTGGAGAAGGTCCGTGCCCTGACCGGGGCGAAGATTTTCCTGGATCTCAAGCTCCATGATATTTCGGCCACTGTGGGACGGGCCATGGCCCGGGTGGCGGACCTGGGCGTTGACCTGGTGACGGTGCACTGCGCCTCTTCACTTCAGATGCTTGAAGCGGCAGTGGCAGGGGGCGGGGGGAAAACCGGCGTGCTGGGGGTCACCCTGCTTACGGATAACGATGCGGATGCCGTTTCCGCCGGCGGATTCAGGGATGAATATGTGAATTCCTTAATCGATCTGGTCCTCCTCCGGGCCGGGATGGCCAGGGATGCCGGATGTACGGGGGTGGTCTGCTCGGGACGGGAAACCGCAGCCATCAAAGAAAAATTCGGGACGGATTTCTGGACAGTGACCCCGGGGATCCGTCCGGAATGGAGCCTGACGGCCAACGATGACCAGAAACGGGTCACCACCCCGGCCCAGGCGGTGTCCGCCGGCAGCGACTACATTGTTATCGGCCGGCCGATCCGGGATGCCAAAGATCCTGTAAAGGCCGCCGGGATGGTGGCCGAGGAAATTGACCGGGGCCTGATGGCCTGA